One window from the genome of Molothrus ater isolate BHLD 08-10-18 breed brown headed cowbird chromosome 5, BPBGC_Mater_1.1, whole genome shotgun sequence encodes:
- the RASSF8 gene encoding ras association domain-containing protein 8, which produces MELKVWVDGVQRIVCGVTEVTTCQEVVIALAQAIGRTGRYTLIEKWRDTERHLAPHENPIVSLNKWGQYASDVQLILRRTGPSLSERPTSDSVARIPERTLYRQSLPPLAKLRQPGDKAMKRREPKRKSLTFTGGAKGLMDIFGKSKESEFKQKVLNNCKTTADELKKLIHLQTEKLQCIEKQLESNEAEIRYWEQKYNASLEEEILKLEQKIKRNEVEIEEEEFWENELQIEQENEKQLMEQLQEMRQRILECESKLKDYVSQIHNMESGLEAEKLQREVQESQVNEEEVKEKIEKVKGEIDIQGQQSLRLENGIKAVERSLGQATKRLQDREQELEQLTKELRQVNLQQFIQQTGTKVTVLPADPVEQEAPHVELEREPAFQSGSLKRPGSSRQLPSNLRILQNPLSSGFNPEGIYV; this is translated from the exons ATGGAGCTCAAAGTATGGGTGGACGGAGTGCAGAGAATTGTGTGTGGGGTCACCGAAGTCACAACATGCCAGGAAGTTGTAATAGCCCTTGCTCAGGCTATTG GGCGCACCGGGCGCTACACGCTGATCGAGAAGTGGCGGGACACGGAGCGGCACCTGGCGCCGCACGAGAACCCCATCGTGTCCCTCAACAAGTGGGGACAGTACGCCAGCGACGTGCAGCTGATCCTGCGGCGCACCGGGCCCTCCCTGAGCGAGCGGCCCACATCGGACAGCGTGGCGCGCATCCCCGAGAGGACTCTGTACCGGCAGAGCTTGCCGCCCCTGGCCAAGCTGAGGCAGCCCGGGGATAAGGCCATGAAGAGGAGGGAGCCGAAAAGGAAATCCCTCACCTTCACCGGCGGCGCCAAGGGGCTAATGGACATCTTCGGGAAGAGCAAGGAATCCGAGTTCAAGCAAAAGGTGCTCAACAACTGTAAAACAACAGCGGACGAGTTGAAGAAACTGATCCACCTCCAGACGGAGAAGCTTCAGTGCATCGAGAAGCAGCTGGAGTCCAACGAAGCAGAGATCCGCTACTGGGAGCAAAAGTACAATGCCAGCCTGGAAGAAGAAATCCTCAAACTGGAGCAGAAGATCAAACGGAACGAAGTGGAGATCGAGGAGGAAGAGTTCTGGGAAAATGAGCTGCAGATCGAACAAGAGAATGAAAAGCAGctgatggagcagctgcaggagatgaggCAGAGGATCCTGGAGTGTGAAAGTAAGCTCAAGGACTATGTGTCTCAGATCCACAACATGGAGAGTGGCCTTGaagcagagaagctgcagcGAGAAGTTCAAGAGTCCCAGGTGAATGAAGAAGAGGTCAAGGAAAAGATCGAGAAGGTGAAGGGAGAAATCGATATTCAGGGCCAGCAGAGTCTGAGATTGGAAAATGGCATTAAAGCGGTAGAAAGGTCTTTGGGCCAAGCTACCAAGCGATTACAG gacagggaacAAGAACTGGAGCAACTGACCAAGGAGCTGCGGCAGGTGAACCTGCAGCAGTTCATCCAGCAAACGGGAACCAAGGTGACGGTGCTGCCGGCAGACCCCGTGGAGCAGGAGGCCCCACATGTGGAGCTCGAGAGAG AGCCAGCCTTTCAATCTGGGTCACTGAAGCGCCCTGGCTCATCGAGGCAACTCCCCAGTAACCTTCGGATCCTACAGAACCCCCTGTCATCTGGTTTTAACCCAGAGGGCATTTATGTATGA